One part of the Dermacentor andersoni chromosome 2, qqDerAnde1_hic_scaffold, whole genome shotgun sequence genome encodes these proteins:
- the LOC129387430 gene encoding uncharacterized protein, protein MHILRNEYAATYIPEYMNYSNADLRRAVNRHLPDRLQEWSPDILVCLQLERFSRFLDELRSPEKAASLKLYLGAYLVFKMMTFASRHLTHAMMKVKGQLSQMDRYVRAQCADLIDTTLPLSARKFQQDKIDSASRLAIFDIYAHVLRALVDVVAGHDTDIASSIDEYAHTLSLGAFNLTIRQEQLEALYAFVPQLKIDKLRSFMDLYTPAMDSTLTVLRNSTNVHRRNLAHVPHLATSPVYRLLVAREIVIPSYALLWPVFHREYPAAVNMGLLGTLIARGLVDMVFYMFFQDKDFQPLPRAQVKFPPALLDFIERLRRSLKYSLKSLKNGTTSRRDIEELIKQVIVGHLVSRALATVSSPKPTEYFSALPAERLLYMAICFRNCQMTPTLRSFAACNVVVPHLPGFARAFGCNITSGSAFSLGDIPEAAPKEEDVARGTTEYVTV, encoded by the exons ATGCACATACTGAGGAACGAATACGCGGCCACCTACATACCCGAGTACATGAACTACAGCAACGCAGACCTGAGAAGGGCCGTAAATCGCCACCTGCCTGACCGATTACAGGAATGGTCACCGGACATTTTGGTGTGCCTGCAGCTCGAGCGGTTCTCACGCTTCCTCGACGAGCTACGCAGTCCGGAGAAAGCCGCCAGCTTAAAGCTTTACCTGGGCGCGTACCTGGTATTTAAGATGATGACCTTTGCATCGCGACACTTAACGCACGCTATGATGAAAGTAAAAGGCCAGCTTTCCCAAATGGACCGGTACGTGAGGGCGCAGTGCGCGGACCTGATCGACACTACCTTGCCCCTGTCTGCCCGGAAGTTCCAGCAGGACAAGATTGACAGCGCATCGCGACTTGCCATCTTCGACATCTACGCCCACGTGCTCCGAGCGCTCGTGGACGTCGTCGCCGGCCACGACACCGATATCGCCTCCAGTATAGACGAATATGCGCACACGCTATCCCTCGGTGCCTTCAACTTGACCATCAGGCAAGAGCAGCTAGAGGCGCTCTACGCGTTCGTACCTCAGCTAAAAATCGATAAACTGCGGTCATTTATGGACCTGTACACCCCAGCGATGGACTCTACACTAACGGTGCTTAGGAATTCCACCAACGTCCACAGGAGGAACCTCGCGCATGTTCCACACTTGGCCACCAGTCCCGTCTACCGTCTTCTAGTGGCACGCGAGATAGTGATCCCGTCGTATGCGTTATTGTGGCCTGTGTTCCACCGCGAATATCCCGCAGCAGTGAACATGGGGTTGCTTGGAACTTTGATCGCTCGAGGTCTGGTGGACATGGTGTTTTACATGTTCTTCCAG GATAAGGACTTCCAGCCCCTGCCTCGGGCTCAGGTGAAGTTTCCACCTGCGCTGCTGGACTTCATCGAACGCCTTAGGAGAAGTCTTAAATACAGCCTCAAGAGTTTAAAAAACGGGACAACGTCGAGGAGGGACATCGAGGAGCTGATAAAGCAAGTCATAGTCGGACACCTGGTGAGCAGAGCTCTTGCCACAGTGTCGTCGCCGAAGCCCACCGAGTACTTCTCAGCGCTGCCCGCAGAACGGCTCTTGTACATGGCCATCTGCTTCAGAAACTGCCAAATGACACCGACATTGAGGAGCTTCGCCGCCTGCAACGTGGTTGTGCCGCACCTTCCCGGGTTTGCGCGGGCGTTCGGCTGTAACATTACGTCGGGCTCCGCGTTCTCCTTGGGTGACATTCCTGAAGCAGCGCCGAAGGAAGAGGACGTTGCACGCGGCACTACTGAATATGTGACGGTTTAA